One genomic segment of Actinoplanes ianthinogenes includes these proteins:
- a CDS encoding acyltransferase family protein yields the protein MRNRYLDLLRAAAILRVIVYHLFGWSWLSIVMPAMGVMFALAGSLTAASLEKRPANRVVTSRLRRLLPPLWLLGLMAVPVMIALGWAQEEDGEHPFTPWKLAFWILPLGDPPGSELGVDSWEPLWYIRAYVWFILLSPILWLLWKRLGPACWLLVLAPIAAIALLDKTGFGLPETADVVMWDFVTYAACWIMGFAHRDGRLARLRPATVVTLVLLLGGAALYYQNGHQGEDAWDLNDVSESQSLYSLAFVLLALRWQPSMAWLSRLRPLDRAVTLLNNRAVTVYLWHNLAIAAIWPVLTFLALDDLGHLEKPVTLAMTFLLTGVAVVLFGWVEDLAAQRRPRLWPDTTPARTTPAAPAPARPEGHAPADAEPVGPLPAGWPQAGWTDTGRDGQPFAGRPPAGVTGHPVAGVNGHPPTGHPPTGHPSTGRPPGGASRHSAEPSPGRWAQRRERRAAKKREENNLIPTWWAPEE from the coding sequence GTGCGAAACCGATACCTGGACCTGCTTCGTGCCGCGGCAATCCTCCGGGTGATCGTCTACCACCTCTTCGGATGGTCCTGGCTGTCCATCGTGATGCCCGCCATGGGCGTCATGTTCGCGCTGGCCGGGTCGCTGACGGCGGCGTCGCTGGAGAAACGCCCGGCGAACCGGGTCGTCACCTCCCGGCTGCGCCGGCTGCTCCCGCCGCTGTGGCTGCTCGGCCTGATGGCCGTGCCGGTGATGATCGCCCTGGGCTGGGCACAGGAGGAGGACGGCGAACACCCCTTCACCCCGTGGAAGCTCGCCTTCTGGATCCTGCCGCTCGGCGACCCGCCCGGCAGCGAGCTCGGCGTCGACTCCTGGGAACCGCTCTGGTACATCCGGGCGTACGTCTGGTTCATCCTGCTCTCCCCGATCCTCTGGTTGCTCTGGAAGAGGCTGGGCCCGGCATGCTGGCTGCTGGTGCTCGCGCCGATCGCCGCCATCGCGCTGCTCGACAAGACCGGATTCGGGCTGCCGGAGACCGCCGACGTGGTGATGTGGGACTTCGTCACCTACGCCGCCTGCTGGATCATGGGCTTCGCGCACCGGGACGGCCGGCTGGCCAGGCTCCGCCCGGCCACCGTGGTCACGCTGGTCCTGCTGCTCGGCGGGGCCGCGCTGTACTACCAGAACGGCCACCAGGGCGAGGACGCCTGGGACCTGAACGACGTCTCCGAGTCGCAGTCGCTGTACTCGCTCGCCTTCGTGCTGCTCGCCCTGCGCTGGCAGCCCAGCATGGCGTGGCTGTCCCGGCTCCGGCCGCTGGACCGGGCGGTGACGCTGCTGAACAACCGGGCGGTCACCGTCTATCTGTGGCACAACCTGGCGATCGCGGCGATCTGGCCGGTCCTGACGTTCCTGGCCCTCGACGACCTCGGGCACCTGGAGAAGCCGGTCACGCTGGCGATGACGTTCCTGCTGACCGGGGTCGCGGTGGTGCTGTTCGGGTGGGTCGAGGACCTGGCCGCGCAGCGCCGGCCCCGGCTGTGGCCGGACACCACCCCGGCTCGCACGACACCGGCCGCGCCCGCCCCGGCACGACCGGAGGGGCACGCACCGGCGGACGCGGAACCGGTCGGACCGCTGCCGGCCGGCTGGCCGCAGGCCGGATGGACCGACACGGGACGGGACGGGCAGCCGTTCGCGGGCCGGCCGCCGGCCGGAGTGACCGGGCACCCGGTGGCCGGAGTGAACGGGCACCCACCAACCGGGCACCCACCAACCGGGCACCCGTCGACCGGGCGACCGCCCGGCGGGGCGAGCCGGCACAGCGCGGAGCCTTCCCCCGGGAGATGGGCGCAACGGCGGGAACGGCGCGCCGCGAAGAAGCGCGAGGAGAACAACCTGATCCCCACCTGGTGGGCGCCCGAGGAATGA
- a CDS encoding CAP domain-containing protein translates to MRKPLVVLGVAAAALVAGGVVTTRALAQEPPDDQFSGFNVFGEPLFVDGGGEGDEYEEEPVAESPHSDVADEPETPDVTPSREAPEPARTPSKAATREPGERPEPPVRLKAPVQRKDAGAAPAAVAAAVADPIAASRTEVTVDSISSSPSAPVQQQILALVNRYRERSGCRPVTLDRRLIDAANRHAADMARRDYFEHASPNGDRAGDRVSEAGYDWRWYGENIARGQDSPWDAMDGWMNSPEHRENILDCKLDQMGVGLALDRDHTPYWVQDFATPK, encoded by the coding sequence ATGCGTAAGCCTCTGGTTGTGCTCGGCGTGGCTGCCGCGGCTCTGGTCGCCGGCGGTGTGGTCACGACACGCGCCTTGGCGCAGGAGCCGCCGGATGACCAATTTTCTGGCTTCAATGTCTTCGGCGAGCCGTTGTTCGTCGACGGCGGCGGCGAAGGTGACGAATACGAGGAGGAGCCGGTCGCGGAGTCGCCGCACTCCGATGTGGCCGACGAGCCGGAGACCCCGGACGTGACTCCCAGCCGGGAGGCGCCCGAGCCGGCGCGCACCCCGTCGAAGGCGGCCACCCGGGAGCCCGGCGAACGCCCGGAGCCGCCGGTCCGGCTCAAGGCCCCGGTGCAGCGCAAGGACGCCGGCGCCGCGCCCGCCGCCGTGGCCGCGGCGGTGGCCGACCCGATCGCCGCCTCGCGCACCGAGGTCACCGTGGACAGCATCTCGTCCAGCCCGTCCGCGCCGGTCCAGCAGCAGATCCTGGCCCTGGTCAACCGGTACCGCGAGCGGTCCGGCTGCCGGCCGGTCACCCTGGACCGCCGGCTCATCGACGCGGCCAACCGGCACGCCGCCGACATGGCCCGCCGCGACTACTTCGAGCACGCGTCGCCGAACGGGGACCGGGCCGGCGACCGGGTCAGCGAGGCCGGCTACGACTGGCGCTGGTACGGCGAGAACATCGCCCGCGGCCAGGACAGCCCGTGGGACGCGATGGACGGCTGGATGAACAGCCCGGAGCACCGGGAGAACATCCTCGACTGCAAGCTGGATCAGATGGGGGTCGGCTTGGCGTTGGATCGCGATCACACCCCGTACTGGGTGCAGGATTTCGCCACCCCTAAGTAA
- a CDS encoding L,D-transpeptidase family protein, translated as MKRVTARLATAAVATVVGGGLGAFALAPAGAGAAPVTAKAATTVVTRAAAASCATGKYQKQVEGYLKQLGGYGTVTVDGKQSAADCAAIIKFQKRFGVSPAKGLAGPTTYDVAKRLAATNPAACKPKKKGITFCVDLTHQTTWVMKNGKVYVKATITRTGMKGYRTPAGTFTINKRTKKEWSDPYEVWLPYWQRFIGGRGFHQTTTYIHDKWRGSHGCVNLLEQDAKKYYSIGKYGMTVKVFGRRPGT; from the coding sequence GTGAAACGTGTTACCGCACGTCTCGCCACGGCGGCTGTCGCCACCGTGGTGGGCGGCGGACTCGGTGCGTTCGCGCTGGCGCCGGCCGGCGCCGGTGCCGCGCCGGTCACCGCCAAGGCGGCCACCACCGTGGTCACCAGGGCGGCGGCCGCATCGTGCGCGACCGGCAAATATCAGAAGCAGGTCGAGGGCTACCTCAAGCAGCTGGGTGGCTACGGCACGGTGACGGTCGACGGCAAGCAGTCCGCCGCGGACTGTGCCGCGATCATCAAGTTCCAGAAGCGGTTCGGCGTCTCGCCGGCCAAGGGCCTGGCCGGCCCGACCACGTACGACGTCGCCAAGCGACTGGCGGCGACGAACCCGGCGGCCTGCAAGCCCAAGAAGAAGGGCATCACCTTCTGCGTCGATCTGACCCATCAGACGACCTGGGTGATGAAGAACGGGAAGGTCTACGTCAAGGCGACCATCACCCGTACCGGCATGAAGGGGTACCGGACGCCGGCCGGCACCTTCACGATCAACAAGCGGACGAAGAAGGAATGGTCCGACCCGTACGAGGTGTGGCTGCCCTACTGGCAGCGCTTCATCGGCGGGCGCGGGTTCCACCAGACCACCACGTACATCCACGACAAGTGGCGTGGTTCGCACGGTTGCGTCAACCTGCTCGAGCAGGATGCCAAGAAGTACTACAGCATCGGCAAGTACGGCATGACCGTGAAGGTCTTCGGGCGTCGCCCGGGCACCTGA
- a CDS encoding chemotaxis protein CheW, which translates to MGQHGQTLAPALDAGVLALVFRAGPLYCALPLDEVVETMRPLPTRPLAGTPPYVRGLTILRGEPSPVIDVTRLLTGTTSEIDRYVAVRAGRGPVACATGPVLGVRLVEATPPDGPSTLFTGASRSLVAAVGTVGTEPLLVLRSIRTVPDEVWELAARDAVTGGAA; encoded by the coding sequence GTGGGGCAGCACGGACAGACGCTGGCTCCGGCCCTCGACGCCGGGGTGCTCGCGCTGGTCTTCCGCGCCGGGCCGCTGTATTGCGCGCTGCCGCTCGACGAGGTCGTCGAGACGATGCGGCCGCTGCCGACCCGGCCGCTCGCCGGCACCCCACCCTATGTGCGGGGGCTGACCATTCTGCGCGGCGAGCCGTCCCCGGTGATCGATGTGACCCGGCTGCTGACCGGCACCACGTCCGAGATTGATCGGTACGTGGCGGTGCGTGCCGGGCGCGGGCCGGTGGCCTGCGCGACCGGGCCGGTGCTCGGCGTGCGGCTGGTCGAGGCGACCCCGCCGGACGGGCCCAGCACCCTGTTCACCGGCGCGTCCCGTTCGCTGGTGGCGGCGGTCGGGACGGTCGGCACCGAGCCGCTGCTGGTGTTGCGCAGCATCCGGACGGTCCCGGACGAGGTGTGGGAGCTGGCGGCCCGGGACGCGGTGACGGGAGGCGCGGCGTGA
- a CDS encoding CheR family methyltransferase: MREDPPLVRFRGILEQRLGWVSADTEAVPVLPVLAERSAARRMSENEYLNRLSVRDWPEETTVLAERLSITETYFFRHGDQFRALTERVLPERIAARSGQRALRLLSVGCSSGEEAYSLAIAALQARPAPDWIVSVLGIDANPEMLRRAEQGVYSEWALRETPGEVRRRWFRPAGDGFRVLPEVAATVRFAEHNVAAPDDPLIWQPGRYDVVLCRNLLMYLTRPTVTGLLRRITAALAPGGALFLGHTDSLGSDPDGLTVESFGDTVYYRRADPPPPARPEHRPPVVRREPPRQPVDVHPRALELLRDEKFTEALDLIRTALPQRRPRDLLLYGVLLAQRGRLADAGETARALIETGGPDPDAHHLLGICHEVDEPDEAVGQYRLAAYLDPGFAMPRLRLGLLARRRGDGRDAAAELGAALELLPRESDERLTLFGGGFGRLALSSLCRTELDATSSRSGTWR, encoded by the coding sequence GTGAGGGAGGACCCGCCGCTGGTGCGGTTCCGTGGCATTCTCGAGCAGCGGCTGGGCTGGGTCTCCGCGGACACCGAGGCGGTGCCGGTCCTGCCGGTCCTCGCCGAGCGGTCCGCGGCCCGCCGGATGTCCGAGAACGAGTATCTGAACCGGCTGTCCGTGCGGGACTGGCCGGAGGAGACCACGGTGCTGGCCGAGCGGCTCAGCATCACCGAGACCTACTTCTTCCGGCACGGCGACCAGTTCCGGGCGCTGACCGAGCGGGTGCTGCCGGAGCGGATCGCGGCCCGGTCCGGGCAGCGGGCGCTGCGGCTGCTGTCGGTCGGCTGCTCGTCCGGCGAGGAGGCGTACTCGCTGGCGATCGCGGCGCTTCAGGCCCGGCCCGCGCCGGACTGGATCGTGTCGGTGCTCGGCATCGACGCGAACCCGGAGATGCTGCGGCGGGCCGAGCAGGGGGTGTACTCGGAGTGGGCGCTGCGGGAGACGCCGGGCGAGGTGCGGCGGCGCTGGTTCCGCCCGGCCGGCGACGGGTTCCGGGTGCTGCCGGAGGTCGCCGCGACGGTCCGGTTCGCCGAGCACAACGTGGCCGCGCCGGACGACCCGCTGATCTGGCAGCCCGGCCGGTACGACGTCGTCCTCTGCCGCAACCTGCTGATGTACCTGACCCGGCCCACCGTCACCGGCCTGCTCCGGCGGATCACCGCCGCCCTGGCCCCGGGCGGCGCGCTCTTCCTCGGGCACACCGACTCGCTGGGCAGCGACCCGGACGGCCTCACCGTGGAGAGCTTCGGCGACACCGTCTATTACCGGCGCGCCGACCCACCGCCACCGGCGCGCCCGGAGCACCGGCCCCCGGTGGTCCGGCGGGAGCCCCCGCGTCAGCCGGTCGACGTCCACCCGCGGGCCCTGGAGCTGCTGCGGGACGAGAAGTTCACCGAGGCGCTCGACCTGATCCGCACCGCGCTCCCCCAGCGCAGGCCCCGTGACCTGCTGCTCTACGGCGTGCTGCTGGCACAGCGCGGCCGCCTGGCCGACGCCGGGGAGACCGCACGGGCGCTGATCGAGACCGGCGGGCCGGACCCGGACGCGCACCACCTGCTCGGCATCTGCCACGAGGTGGACGAGCCGGACGAGGCGGTCGGGCAGTACCGGCTGGCCGCCTACCTGGATCCCGGGTTCGCCATGCCCCGCCTGCGGCTGGGGCTGCTGGCCCGGCGGCGCGGGGACGGGCGGGACGCGGCGGCCGAGCTGGGCGCGGCGCTGGAGCTGCTGCCCCGGGAGAGCGACGAGCGGCTCACGCTGTTCGGCGGCGGGTTCGGGCGGCTCGCGCTGAGCTCGCTGTGCCGGACCGAGCTGGACGCGACGTCGTCGCGGAGCGGGACCTGGCGATGA
- a CDS encoding chemotaxis protein CheW, translating to MTDQIQSRVEQLRADFDHSFSVPARTLDDEGIELLAIGAGGRAYALRLSQTSGLYPDRPVTPLPTTVPALRGLAGFAGVVVPVYDLAALLGHPIADEPRWLVLAAGAPPLALAFHQLDHHVRVPAPDVVDGSGAGTRSCLHGMVRLPDGDRPIVDVPATRALAHRMAGHEHPEVTS from the coding sequence ATGACCGACCAGATCCAGTCCCGGGTGGAGCAGCTGCGCGCCGACTTCGACCACTCGTTCTCGGTGCCGGCCCGGACGCTGGACGACGAGGGGATCGAGCTGCTGGCGATCGGGGCGGGTGGGCGGGCGTACGCGCTGCGTCTGTCCCAGACCTCCGGCCTCTACCCGGACCGCCCGGTCACCCCGCTGCCGACCACGGTGCCGGCGCTGCGCGGGCTGGCCGGTTTCGCCGGTGTCGTCGTCCCGGTCTACGACCTGGCGGCGCTGCTCGGGCACCCGATCGCCGACGAGCCCCGCTGGCTGGTCCTGGCCGCCGGCGCCCCGCCGCTGGCGCTCGCGTTCCACCAGCTCGACCACCACGTCCGGGTGCCGGCCCCCGACGTCGTGGACGGCTCCGGGGCCGGGACCCGGAGCTGCCTGCACGGCATGGTCCGGCTGCCGGACGGCGATCGGCCGATCGTCGACGTGCCGGCCACCCGCGCCCTGGCCCATCGGATGGCCGGGCATGAGCACCCGGAGGTGACCTCTTGA